AAGCCGGGCGCGCTGGTGAGGCCCATCAAGGCGACGCTTGAGGGGAGCCCAAGAGATGATATAAGTCCAAATATATGATCTGGGTGCCACAGCTCGCTGGCGCTCATAGCGTCACTCGTTATTACTATCCTGAGGCCCCTTGAGGCCCCTCTTATGAGAATCTCCCTGAGGTCTCTAAGGTCCCACTCCCCGCTTAACAGGGGCCTTAGGGGTACCTCTAAAGCGCCGCCTCCCTTTGACCTAAACAGGTTAAGCGTGGACCTATCCGGTAAGAGTCTGGCTGAAGGGTTAAGCCTCAACATGTCAACTCTCTTCAACCTGGCCGCATACCTATAGCCTTCCAGGTTACAAGGCCTCACAGACGCTATTACATCCAGTTGCAGCCTTGACAGGAACTTGACAAGTTCACGTCTCTCTTTAGCATCTACAGTGACCTTAGGGTAAATAATAACTCCCGCTTTGGCGGCCTCCTCTAATGCTTCCTCGTACAGCGACGGCCTAACTCCAAGAGCTGCATAACCCATTCTGCTGGCGAGGCTGATTATCTTGACCAGCTCCTTCTCGTCGTCAGCCCCTATGGACAGGTCCACGAACTTCATTTTGTCAGGCCTGAGAGCTTATCCTTGACCTGAGGTAGTCCTCGGCCTTACTCCTACCTCCTGAGAACCTTACGGTGAGCTTTATCACATCATCTGAGTCGCTGAGGACGAACTTGTTAGTTAACGCCTTCTGCTTGTCGAGACGAATGTGAAGGACGCCGTCCTTAGCGAGCCTCTCGTCAAGCGTTGATAGCAAGTACTTCCTGTCAGGCGGCGAGAGCCCCTCGAGTATCCTATCAAAGACCTCCGAGGCCTTGTCTTCGTCGCAGGCAGCTGTCAGGACTATTATGGGATTACCGAAATACCCCCTAAGGTCCTCCTCGACTATCTGCGCGTCGCCGACTACGTTAGTCAGCGCCTTGAGGACCTTGGCCTTATCCTCGGTCGCGTGGACGAAAACCCTTGCCTCCAAGGACCTAATCAACACTATATTCCCACCAGGGGCTACCTCTCCTCAGGCTCGATTAGCCTGGCGCCCCTGCTGGCCTCGTGCCTCCTCTTCTCCTCCCTCTCTTTCTGCTTCTTCTTCCACTTATGTATGTGTGTGCCCCTTAGGCCGCGAGAGCTCAGCAGGCCCCTGGCCCTCTTGCCTGCCGAGGTAAGGCCACGGAAAGGCCTGCCCTTAGCGCTAGCGCTCTCTGCGACCCACCCGAGCTGGGGGTCGCTCCTTATGGTAGGGGCGTTCGGGTCAACCATTATTACCTCATACCACGTGTACTGGCCGTCCTCACCTACGTAGTAGCTCCCAAGGACGACTAGGCTCCTGTACTTTCTCTGAGCCTTCTCCTCAGCCACCGCCTGAAGGCTCTTAGCTAGGGTGTAGCCCTCGACGCCCATCCTCTTAGGCCTTCTGCCGGACCTGGGCCTAGGCTTCCTCTGGCCCCCCTTCCTGACCCTGACCCTGACCACTATAATGCCCTGCTTAGCCTTGTAGCCCAGCGCCCTCGCCCTGTCAAGCCTTAGCGGCTTGTCGACCCTAACTACGGCTGGCTGCCTTCTCCACTCTATGAGCCTCTGCTTCATCAGGGCGCCATGCTCACCTTCCATGGGCCTCTTCCAGGCTTCAGCAATGTAGTGGTATAGCCCCTGCGCCACGTTGAACCCTCTGCACCATCTGCTGTAAAGCTGAGGGTTTTTAACCTAATCATGAACTCTTCTCTTGAGGCAAGTTGAAGCTAGAGACATTGTTGAAGGCCATAGGCAACAACCCTATGTATCACGTAACTGTGACCAATGAAAGGGTGATGCTGAGGGCTAGAGCGCCTTCGGAGAGCGAGGCGGCCTCGGTTGGTTCAGGGCCCAGTGGCGACAGGGAGGTCGTTGTACTGTTCTCAGTAGAGAGCTCAGGCGAACTGAAGGTCTTGGAGGCTTATGTAGAGACGCCCTCAGGCAGAAGACCTATACCACCTGATGAGATAGAGTGGTGGCTGAACATATTAGAGTCTATGGCCTGAGATAGCCCTTCTCCAGTTTCCTGAGGCTGCTGTAGGCCGCGTGGACTAGGTATAAATAGGAGTTGAGGATCGCACGCAACCCATTAACGTCCTCTGCAGTAAGATATACTGATAGACAGCCCCCCTCAGCGACCACCTTGACGTGACCCTTGGCAGGCTGAACTGGCTGAGAGGCCTCAGCTTCAAGGGCCCTGAGCACGTGTAACGTCGACTCTCCTAGGCATAGAGACACCTTTGCCTCAGCCTTCATGGCTTCACCCTAATTATAGGGCCTGAGAAGCCCTTCTCGTTTCGCGGCACAATCAGGTAAACGCCCTCTTCTTCCCTTACTTCTAGGTAGTTACCAACAGGCTCACTTAGCACCTGAAGCGCGAAGGCCTTAGCGACATCGTCGACTACTTTAAAGGTCCTCTCAGAGACGCCGTAAACTCCCCTACACCCGTTTACCTGAACCCTTGACCTAAGCTCCCTTCTCAGGGTGACGCCAACTATGGGGAGCCTGGTCACCTCGACAAGGCCTCTCTCCTCAGGCCTGAAGCTGACTATTATGCCAGGGTTGCCTTTCCTCTCCATAAGCATCACGAGCCTCTCTACGCTGAGCCTCCTCGCTATCACGCCAAGCTCGTCCATAGAAAGGTGACCTCGCGTGAGCCTGACAGCGCCATATATCGTTGCCTCAAGGTCCTTGATGAAAGACCTCGTTCTCCTGCTGGGCCTATGGCTGCTCGTCAACAGGATCAGCGGCCTCTCGCTCCTGTTCCTCAATAACCTTAGGAGCCTAAAGGGAACCTCTTCGTCATGAAACAAGACGACGCCTCCTCACTGGCCCGTTGAGTAGTACCTCGGCAGGTAGGTCGCTAGCTCAGTCCTAGGCACGTAAGCGCCGCCAGCCCATACGTGGCCGCACTTAACGCATTTCCATATACCTGTTGACACCCTCTTCACGGTGCCCACGCTACCGCAGAAGGGGCACTGGTGATCGGCGTACCTCTTCTCGAGAACAGCCTTCATCCTCTTCCTGAGGGTGGAGCCGTACCTGGCCCCATACCTTCCTGCTACTCCAACCACCTTAGTGTGGCTGTAGACCATTACTTGTCACCCTAGCCTGCCTGCTTGCCCAGCTGGAGGGCCTGGTCCAGCAATTTAAAGTAAATCTGTGAGGCCTTTCTCGAGACCTCTATGGCCCTTGAAAGCTCGCTCCTCGTGTAGCCTCCTATGCTGCTCTTCTGTGCCCCAACTATGTTGCCCTCCTCGTCAAAGGCGAGGGTTAGCCTGGCGTCTGCTATAAGCTCCTCGTCAAGGTTAGGGTCAACAACTATATAGTCCCCTATCTTGGCCGTTGTGACTAAGACTACCCTCTTATTGAGCTTAAGCGGTGTTGTGAGCTTGTCTCTGTGAACTATCAGCTCGCCAGACTCCGTCTCCTCATACTCGGGCAGCTTAGTGTTCATCAGCGCCGCCATGACCCCTAACATGCTAGCGTCAAAGTAGTTACCATCGTAGTCCAGGACGTATACGTCTACCCATAGGACCCAGGCCTTCTCGCCAGGCCTCATAACGAGCGACTTGAGGTCTATTGCCTTAGGGTCCCTTAGGCTCCTGTCTATGACCCTCGCCAGCTCTATAGCGTTCTCGTCAGGCGGGCCAGGCTCAAAGACAGGCGACGCCATCGGTACGAGCTCGGAGTTGACCTGAAGAACGCCTTCGTCAGGTGTGTCAGGGAAAGGCTTGCCAGGCTCTATCTTAATGCCTACCAGGACTTGGGTCTTCCCGAGCTTGACCAGAGCTGAGCCGTTAGCCTTTTCTATCACGCCTACCTCTATTGTTATGTTACGCGGGCTCACTAAGTCCCGCTGATCTGACCTCAGGCCCCTCTTCAGCATGCTGATAAGGCTCTCGCTCTTTACCCTGGAAACCACTGGAAGCCTGTAGGGCGTATAGCTCACTCTGCCTCCACCTCTATTGAGCCCTTTAAGGCCTCCTTCTCCTTCTCCACAATATAACTTATAGCTTTGAGCGCCATGTCTATCCCCCTCTGCATCTCGTCAATTGTCATAACGCCGTTGAGCTGGAACAGCGTTATAAGCCCTAGGTCAGGAGCTGCTGCCACGGGCATATCGGCGTCGCCAAAGTTG
The uncultured Acidilobus sp. JCHS genome window above contains:
- a CDS encoding putative exosome subunit, encoding MEARVFVHATEDKAKVLKALTNVVGDAQIVEEDLRGYFGNPIIVLTAACDEDKASEVFDRILEGLSPPDRKYLLSTLDERLAKDGVLHIRLDKQKALTNKFVLSDSDDVIKLTVRFSGGRSKAEDYLRSRISSQA
- a CDS encoding Ribosomal protein L15E; protein product: MAQGLYHYIAEAWKRPMEGEHGALMKQRLIEWRRQPAVVRVDKPLRLDRARALGYKAKQGIIVVRVRVRKGGQRKPRPRSGRRPKRMGVEGYTLAKSLQAVAEEKAQRKYRSLVVLGSYYVGEDGQYTWYEVIMVDPNAPTIRSDPQLGWVAESASAKGRPFRGLTSAGKRARGLLSSRGLRGTHIHKWKKKQKEREEKRRHEASRGARLIEPEER
- a CDS encoding Transcription factor Pcc1, whose product is MKAEAKVSLCLGESTLHVLRALEAEASQPVQPAKGHVKVVAEGGCLSVYLTAEDVNGLRAILNSYLYLVHAAYSSLRKLEKGYLRP
- a CDS encoding putative exosome subunit/U3 small nucleolar ribonucleoprotein (snoRNP) component, contains IMP4 domain is translated as MFHDEEVPFRLLRLLRNRSERPLILLTSSHRPSRRTRSFIKDLEATIYGAVRLTRGHLSMDELGVIARRLSVERLVMLMERKGNPGIIVSFRPEERGLVEVTRLPIVGVTLRRELRSRVQVNGCRGVYGVSERTFKVVDDVAKAFALQVLSEPVGNYLEVREEEGVYLIVPRNEKGFSGPIIRVKP
- a CDS encoding Ribosomal protein L37AE/L43A, whose product is MVYSHTKVVGVAGRYGARYGSTLRKRMKAVLEKRYADHQCPFCGSVGTVKRVSTGIWKCVKCGHVWAGGAYVPRTELATYLPRYYSTGQ
- a CDS encoding RNase PH-related exoribonuclease; translation: MSYTPYRLPVVSRVKSESLISMLKRGLRSDQRDLVSPRNITIEVGVIEKANGSALVKLGKTQVLVGIKIEPGKPFPDTPDEGVLQVNSELVPMASPVFEPGPPDENAIELARVIDRSLRDPKAIDLKSLVMRPGEKAWVLWVDVYVLDYDGNYFDASMLGVMAALMNTKLPEYEETESGELIVHRDKLTTPLKLNKRVVLVTTAKIGDYIVVDPNLDEELIADARLTLAFDEEGNIVGAQKSSIGGYTRSELSRAIEVSRKASQIYFKLLDQALQLGKQAG